The Solanum lycopersicum chromosome 6, SLM_r2.1 genome has a window encoding:
- the Mi-1B gene encoding NBS-LRR resistance protein-like protein: protein MEKRKDNEEANNSLVLFSALNKDIADVLVFLENEENQKSLDKDEVENLKLKMAFICTYVQLSYSNFEQFEDIMTRKRQEVENLLQPLLDDDVLTSLTSNMDDCISLYHRSYKSDATMMDEQLDFLLLNLYHLSKHHAEKIFPEVTQYEVLQNVCGNIRDFHGLIVNGCIKHETVENVLPLFQLMAERVGHFLWEDQIDEDSDEDDQNDRDSRLFQLLLKIVPTEMEVMHICYTNLKASTSAEVGRFIKKLLETSPDILREYIIQLQEHMITVIHPSTSGARNIHVMMEFLLLILSDMPKDFIHHDKLFDLLAHVGVLTREVSTLVRDLEEKLRNKEGNNQTNCATLDLLENIELLKKDLKHVYLKAPDSSQCCFPMSDGPLFMHLLHMHLNDLLDSNAYSIALIKEQIELVKQDLEFIRSFFVDAEQGLYKDIWARVLDVAYEAKDVIDSIIVRDNGLLHLIFSLPITIKKIKLIKEEISALDENIPKDRGLIVVNSPKKPVERKSLTTDKIIVGFEEETNLILRKLTSGPADLDVISITGMPGSGKTTLAYKVYNDKSVSSHFDLRAWCTVDQGCDDKKLLDTIFSQVSDSDSKLSENIDVPDKLRKQLYGKRYLIVLDDVWDTTTWDELTRPFPEAKKGSRIILTTREKEVALHGKLNTDPLDLRLLRSDESWELLEKRAFGDESCPDELLDVGKEIAENCKGLPLVADLIAGVIAGREKKRSVWLEVQSSLSSFILNSEVEVMKVIELSYDHLLHHLKPCLLYFASFPKDTSLTIYELSIYLGAEGFVGNTEMKSMEEVVKIYMDDLISSSLVICFNEIGDALNFQIHDLVHDFCLIKARKEKLFDRIQSSTPSDLLPRQINFVFDKSQNDQEHFGLNFDLFSSNKERHFGKHIYSLKINEDQLDDSLFDTFHLRHLRLLRVLFLTLSFIMVNDSLLNEICMLNHLRYLRIGTQVKYLPLSLSNLWNLEFLWLENKESTLILLPRIWDLVKLRVLSVDACSFFDMDADESILIAEDTKLENLRMLGELFIFYSEDTEDVFTRFPNLQVLSFEIEESWDYSTEQYWFPKLDCLIELEKLSVSFGSSNTNHSGSSVATNQPWDFHFPSNLKQLLLCDFPLTSDSLSTIARLPNLEELSLYDVIIQGEEWNMGEEDTFENLKFLNLRLPTLSKWEVGEESFPNLEKLKLRGCGELEEIPPSFGDIYSLKFIKIVKSPQLEDSALKIKEYAEEMRGGGELQILGQKNIPLFK, encoded by the exons ATGGAAAAACGAAAAGATAATGAAGAAGCAAACAACTCATTG GTGTTATTCTCTGCTCTTAACAAGGACATTGCCGATGTTCTGGTTTTCCTAGAGAATGAGGAAAATCAAAAATCTCTTGACAAAGATGAAgttgaaaatctaaaattgaaaATGGCATTTATTTGTACATATGTTCAACTTTCTTATTCCAATTTTGAGCAGTTTGAAGATATAATGACGAGAAAAAGACAAGAGGTTGAGAATCTGCTTCAACCACTTTTGGATGATGATGTCCTTACTAGCCTCACTAGTAATATGGATGATTGTATCAGCTTGTATCATCGTTCTTATAAATCAGATGCCACCATGATGGATGAGCAATTGGACTTCCTCCTCTTGAATCTGTATCATCTATCCAAGCATCACGCTGAAAAGATATTTCCTGAAGTGACTCAATATGAAGTTCTTCAGAATGTATGTGGCAACATAAGAGACTTCCATGGGTTGATAGTGAATGGTTGCATTAAGCATGAGACGGTTGAGAATGTCTTACCTCTGTTTCAACTGATGGCTGAAAGAGTAGGACACTTCCTTTGGGAGGATCAGATTGATGAAGACTCAGATGAGGATGATCAGAATGATAGAGACTCTCGACTCTTCCAGCTACTCTTGAAGATTGTTCCGACTGAAATGGAGGTTATGCACATATGTTATACAAACTTGAAAGCTTCAACTTCAGCAGAAGTTGGACGCTTCATTAAGAAGCTCCTGGAAACCTCACCGGATATTCTCAGAGAATATATCATTCAACTACAAGAGCATATGATAACTGTTATTCACCCTAGCACTTCAGGGGCTCGAAACATTCATGTCATGATGGAGTTCCTATTACTTATTCTTTCTGATATGCCCAAGGACTTTATTCATCATGACAAACTTTTTGATCTCTTGGCTCATGTCGGAGTACTTACCAGGGAGGTATCAACTCTTGTACGTGACTTGGAAGAGaaattaaggaataaagagggtAATAACCAAACAAATTGCGCAACCCTAGACTTGCTGGAAAATATTGAACTCCTCAAGAAAGATCTCAAACATGTTTATCTGAAAGCCCCAGATTCATCTCAATGTTGCTTCCCCATGAGTGATGGACCACTCTTCATGCATCTTCTACACATGCACTTAAATGATTTGCTAGATTCTAATGCTTATTCAATTGCTTTGATAAAGGAACAAATCGAGCTGGTGAAGCAAGACCTGGAATTCATAAGATCATTCTTTGTGGATGCTGAGCAAGGATTGTATAAAGATATCTGGGCACGTGTTCTAGATGTGGCTTATGAGGCAAAAGATGTCATAGATTCAATTATTGTTCGAGATAATGGTCTCTTACATCTTATTTTCTCACTTCCCATTACCATAAAGAAGATTAAACTTATCAAAGAAGAGATCTCTGCTTTAGATGAGAACATTCCCAAGGACAGAGGTCTAATCGTTGTGAACTCTCCCAAGAAACCAGTTGAGAGAAAGTCATTGACAACTGATAAGATAATTGTAGGTTTTGAGGAGGAGACAAACTTGATACTTAGAAAGCTCACCAGTGGACCGGCAGATCTAGATGTCATTTCGATCACTGGTATGCCGGGTTCAGGTAAAACTACTTTggcatacaaagtatacaatgATAAGTCAGTTTCTAGCCATTTCGACCTTCGTGCATGGTGCACGGTCGATCAAGGATGTGACGACAAGAAGTTGTTGGATACAATTTTCAGTCAAGTTAGTGACTCAGATTCAAAATTGAGTGAGAATATTGATGTTCCTGATAAGCTACGGAAACAACTGTATGGAAAGAGGTATCTTATTGTCTTAGATGACGTGTGGGATACTACTACATGGGATGAGTTGACAAGACCTTTTCCTGAAGCTAAGAAAGGAAGTAGGATTATTTTGACAACTCGAGAAAAGGAAGTGGCTTTGCATGGAAAGCTGAACACTGATCCTCTTGACCTTCGATTGCTAAGATCAGATGAAAGTTGGGAACTATTAGAGAAAAGGGCATTTGGGGACGAGAGTTGCCCTGATGAACTATTAGATGTCGGTAAAGAAATAGCCGAAAATTGTAAAGGGCTTCCTTTGGTGGCTGATCTGATTGCTGGAGTCATTGCTGGGAGGGAAAAGAAAAGGAGTGTGTGGCTTGAAGTTCAAAGTAGTTTGAGTTCTTTTATTTTGAACAGTGAAGTGGAAGTGATGAAAGTTATAGAATTAAGTTATGACCATTTACTACATCACCTCAAGCCATGCTTGCTGTATTTTGCAAGTTTTCCGAAGGACACTTCATTGACAATCTATGAGTTGAGTATTTATTTGGGTGCTGAAGGATTTGTGGGAAATACGGAGATGAAGAGTATGGAAGAAGTGGTGAAGATTTATATGGATGATTTAATTTCCAGTAGCTTGGTAATTTGTTTCAATGAGATAGGTGATGCACTGAATTTCCAAATTCATGATCTTGTGCATGACTTTTGTTTGATAAAAGCAAGAAAGGAAAAGTTGTTTGATCGGATACAATCAAGTACTCCATCAGATTTATTGCCACGTCAAATTAATTTTGTCTTTGATAAAAGCCAGAATGATCAGGAGCACTTTGGGCTTAATTTTGACCTGTTTagttcaaataaggaaagacaTTTTGGTAAACACATCTattctttgaaaataaatgaagaccAGCTGGATGACAGTCTTTTTGATACATTTCACCTAAGACACTTGAGGCTTCTTAGAGTGTTGTTCCTGACTCTCTCTTTTATCATGGTGAACGATTCTTTGCTGAATGAAATATGCATGTTGAATCATTTGAGGTACTTAAGAATTGGGACACAAGTTAAATATCTGCCTTTGTCTTTGTCAAACCTCTGGAATCTAGAATTCTTGTGGCTTGAAAACAAAGAATCAACCTTGATACTATTACCGAGAATTTGGGATCTTGTAAAGCTGCGAGTGCTGTCCGTGGATGCTTGTTCTTTCTTTGATATGGATGCAGATGAATCAATATTGATAGCAGAGGACACAAAGTTAGAGAACTTGAGAATGTTAGGGGAACTGTTTATTTTCTATTCGGAAGATACAGAGGATGTTTTCACAAGGTTTCCCAATCTTCAAGTGCTTTCATTTGAAATCGAGGAGTCATGGGATTATTCAACAGAGCAATATTGGTTCCCGAAATTGGATTGCCTAATTGAACTAGAAAAACTCAGTGTAAGTTTTGGAAGTTCAAACACAAACCACAGTGGGTCCTCTGTAGCGACAAATCAGCCGTGGGATTTTCACTTCCCTTCAAATTTGAAACAACTGTTGTTGTGTGACTTTCCTCTGACATCCGATTCACTATCAACAATAGCTAGACTGCCCAACCTTGAAGAGTTGTCCCTTTATGATGTAATCATCCAGGGAGAAGAATGGAACATGGGGGAGGAAGACACCTTTGAGAATCTCAAATTTTTGAACTTGCGTCTACCGACTCTTTCCAAGTGGGAGGTTGGAGAGGAATCCTTCCCCAATCTTGAGAAATTAAAACTGCGGGGATGTGGTGAGCTTGAGGAGATTCCACCTAGTTTTGGAGATATTTATTCattgaaatttatcaaaattgtAAAGAGTCCTCAACTTGAAGATTCTGCTCTCAAGATTAAGGAATACGCTGAAGAGATGAGAGGAGGGGGCGAGCTTCAGATCCTTGGCCAGAAGAATATCCCCTTATTTAAGTAG